Within the Gemmatimonadaceae bacterium genome, the region CGGTCAAGTTCGACGCCCACACGTGGGTGTCGCTCGCCAAGGCCGCCGGTGTCCGGTACATCACCATCACCGCGCGGCACCACGACGGCTTCTCGATGTTCGCCACCAAGGCCACGCCATACAACATCGTAGACTGGACGCGCTTTGGCCGCGATCCGCTCAAGGAACTGGCCGACGAGTGCCGCCGGCAGGGCATCAAACTGTTCTTCTACTATTCGCAACTCGACTGGCACAATCCCGACTACTGGCCCCGCGGTCAGACCGGCCACTATACGCAGCGCCCCGACACCGGCAACTGGAACCATTATCTGAATTTCATGGACACGCAGCTCACCGAGCTGCTCACCAACTACGGCCCCGTCGGCGGCATCTGGTTCGACGGCATGTGGGACAAGCCCGACGCCGACTGGCAGTTGCCCAGGACGTACGCGCTCATCCACCGGCTGCAGCCCGCGGCGCTGATCGTTCCCAATCACCATCAGGCGCCCAAGCCGGGCGAGGACGTGCAGACCTTCGAGCAGGATCTGCCGGGGGCCAACACCGCCGGCTTCAACACGACGACCATCGGCGCCCTTCCGCTCGAGACGTCCATGACGATGAACGACTCGTGGGGCTTCAACATCACCGATCACCACTTCAAGTCGGTGAACGAGATCATCGCCAAGCTCGTGGGCGCGGCAGGGCGCGACGCGAACCTGCTGCTCAACATCGGCCCCCGTCCCGACGGCACCATCCAGCCCGAGGCCGTCGAGCGGCTCAAGGCAATCGGCGAATGGATGAAGACGTACGGCACGTCCATCTACGACACGCGCGGCGGTCCGATCTCACCGCGCGAGTGGGGCGTGACCACGCAGCGCGGCGACACGGTGTTCGTGCACGTGCTCGACTGGCCTGACCGGGCGCTGGCCATTCCGTCGTTCGGCCGGCGTGTGTCGAGCGCGACGATGCTCGACGGCGGCGCGCGCGTGGGCGTGGCGCAGGCGGACAGTTCGATCACACTGACGCTGCCGGCCGGTGCCGTCACGGCGCCCGACCGTGTGGTGGTGCTGACGACCACGCCGTACCGGTAGTCGCGTCGGGGAGCCGCTGACGGCGCGTACTGGCGCCGCCGACTGACCGGCGCCCGGC harbors:
- a CDS encoding alpha-L-fucosidase, giving the protein MRKRIETIAALALVALVALVALATALGAQQSAPTPAADSVPAVRLAAREWFRDARFGLFIHWGVYSLLGRAEWVMENQKIPVGTYEWLASTFDPVKFDAHTWVSLAKAAGVRYITITARHHDGFSMFATKATPYNIVDWTRFGRDPLKELADECRRQGIKLFFYYSQLDWHNPDYWPRGQTGHYTQRPDTGNWNHYLNFMDTQLTELLTNYGPVGGIWFDGMWDKPDADWQLPRTYALIHRLQPAALIVPNHHQAPKPGEDVQTFEQDLPGANTAGFNTTTIGALPLETSMTMNDSWGFNITDHHFKSVNEIIAKLVGAAGRDANLLLNIGPRPDGTIQPEAVERLKAIGEWMKTYGTSIYDTRGGPISPREWGVTTQRGDTVFVHVLDWPDRALAIPSFGRRVSSATMLDGGARVGVAQADSSITLTLPAGAVTAPDRVVVLTTTPYR